The genomic stretch GAGCTTCAAATATGCATTCTCAGCTCTTAACCTTTCCATTTCTTCTTCTAATGTTTCCTTCTTTGGCCTACCCCTTTTTAGTTCAACTGTTCCATGAGTAAGATAGTTGTTAATCCACAAACGAACTCTGTTTTGATCAATGCCTAAAAGAGATGCAATGGTTCGTTTTGGAAGTTGCTCTTCAAAGTAAAGTCTAATGACTTCTTCTTTTAGTTTAGAAGAATACTTCTTAAATTTCTGTCCTTTCTTTGCCAAAGAAAAACACCCCCTCGTTGGTTTTATTTTACCACTTCGGGGGTGCTTTTTTTTATTGTTTCTTTTTTGGGGTTCAGTGCATTAGTGGGGATGTTATTTAAAATAATGTAGGTTGATCGGTTTCATCTATTTAATCAGTTTGTGATTTTGAGTTGTATCCCATAACGGTATTTAAAGCCAAGTTATAAGGTTTTTCATTGATAATACGTTTGCAACATAGAACCTGTGTCTCTATTTGTTTTTTATTATCTCTTGGGCTTTGCTTTTAAGGTTGTAAGTTTTTGTTTAAATGGAGATATGCTTTAAGCATCAAATTAATTGTTGTGATAAATTTTTGGGAATTTTTGAGTATAGATAAAGAAATATGTTAAAATTATACTGAAAGAAAATTACTATGAGGTGGTGAAATTATCAAAAATAATTTCAAAAGAATTGTTATTGAAAATTTTAGAAAATTTAAATTCTTGGTTTTAGAAGACTTATCAAATATAAACATATTTTTTGGAGATAACAACTCTGGAAAGACAACAATTCTAGAAGCCTTGTTTTTGCATTCATCGGGACTTAATATAGGAGCTTTTATTAATGTCGTCTTTCCTGCCAGACAAAAAAACATATTTACTAGTAATTATGAATTTGGCGAAGATTTATTAAACCTTTTTTATAATGGATTTGATTCTAGTGGAGATTTGAAGATTAATATTATATCAATAGATGAGAATGATTCAGAAAATAAGACGGAAATAAAGTTTTTTCCTTCTACTTTTTTGTCGCAGTTAATGGTTGATAATGTTTCTACAAATTATGAAGTAACAGATTTTGTAAATGAAAGTAATAAGATGAAAGAGAATGTAGAACAAGGCTCTTTAGTGTTTTTAGGTAAGATGGAAGTAACAATGAATAATGAAAAAAAATTATACGAATTAACGCTCCCATTGAAAATCGAAAGCTCAAAATATTTAAAATTGGCGGTCTATCATGATATTTTGTCACATCGAAATCCTTCAATTGAAAAAATATTGTATGGTGATCTTAAAAGAAAGGATAAATTAAATGAAACTGTTCAAGAATTACAAAAAGTATTTCCTGAAATAACAGGAATAGATAATATTCCATATCCTGATGGTTCACCTAAAATATATGTACAAACAAAAAATTCAAAATTGCCATTTTCGCTTTTTGGAGATGGTTTTAGAAGATTTTTTTATTTAATTGGAAATATGGAGATGTACAGAAATTCTGTTCATCTGATTGAGGAGATTGACGCTACTTTTCATCCTTCTTCAGTTCCAACTTTGGCAAGATTACTAATTAATTACAGTTTAAATTATTACGAACAAATGTTTTTAACTTCTCATAATCAAGAATTTCTTGAGATATTTTTAAATGCATTTGAAGATAGAAAGGAAATTTTGGAAAATAATATTAGGGTATTTACGTTAAAAGAACTCAATGGGAAACAAAAATTACTAAAATTAAACGGCTTTGATGCTCTTAAATATATCAAAAAATTCAATATGGAGTTGAGATAATGAACGTTCTAGTTGTTTGCGAAGGAAATACCGATGCTACACTATTGGGTTTTTATTTAGAGAGAAAAAGAGATGTTGAATTTAAACCCAAATCTAAGAAAAGTTTCTTTAATATAAATTTAGACTCATATCAAAAGCAAATAAATTTGGCAACTAATGATGTAAGTATAGAGATAATTTCAGTAGGTGGTAAGGCGAAAATCAAAAAGTTTTTAGAAGAAGTAAAGGAATATTTGATAAACATTAGAAATGAAAATGGATTAATCGATAAACTTGTAGTAATTGTTGATAGAGATGATGATACTGAAGAAAGTATAAGAAATCTTCTTGGACCTTTTAGAACTCAAAAAGTTAATCAATGGGAAGAAATATCTTTAAATAATGTTTTATTTGGTGAATTGAAAATAAAAACACTTTTACTTTGCGTGCCTCCTGATAAACCAGGTGCTCTGGAAAGATTTCTAATTGATTCTTTGAAAAAAATGAAAGTTGTGTAGTTGAAAGCATTGAAGAAAATATTAATAATTTGAATATTTTTTGTGGGTTATCATTAAATGAAAGAAAGAAAGATAAAGTTAAACTTGGCTGTATTTTATCTGCTCTTTCTCCAGATTGGAGTCTTGAAAGACTAACCACTAAATTAAAACAAATTGATTGGTCAGAAGTTGACGAGTTTAATGATTTATATAAAATGATATTAGAGTGAAATTTTAATATTAAAGAAAAATCTCCACCATATGGTGGAGATTTGTTTTGCTTAATTATTTAGAACAAAGTTGGTTGATCGGTTTCAGGAAGATGGTCTAAAATATGTAATTTTTTCATTGTTTCTATGTGAGCTTTACTTAATTTTGTCCTTTTTTTAAGGTCTTCTATTGAAGTGAATTTCTTTTCTTTCCTTGCTTCAACAATGGAAAAAGCAACGTTTTCACCAACACCAGGTATTTTGTTAAGAGGAATCCTGAGTCTTCCTTCTTCAATTAAGAATCTTCTGTAATCACTCTTTAAAATATCCGGTGGTAAGAAATGTATCCCCCTGAGATACATTTCAAGAGTTGCTTCAAGTACTTTTTCTTCTCCCCTTTCTTTAATATCTTTTTTCATGTTAACTGATAGTTCCATTATTCTTTTCTTTATAAATTTTGGTCCTTTCAAAATTATATCTAATGGGAATTCCCCCCCTTTTATAGAGAAAAAAGCTGCATAATATGCAAGGGGATGGTGTACTTTAAAGTATGCAATTCTAAATGCCATACTTACATATGCAACAGCGTGTGCTTTGGGAAATAGATATTTTATCTTTTTACAAGATTGGATAAACCATTCTGGTATTTTCTTTTCTTTCATAATTTGTTCGTCATCTTCAGATAATCCTTTACCTTTCCTTACCTTTTCCATAATTTTAAAGGCAGTTGATTCTTCAACACCGTGTTGAATGAGGAAGTTCATAATGTCATCACGACAGGAAATAACCTCCGAAAGAGTTGCTCTTCCAGACCTAATTATTTCCTGTGCGTTGTTTAGCCAAACATCCGTTCCATGGGAAAGTCCTGAGATTCGAACAAGTTCGGCAAATGTTTTTGGTCTTGTTTCTTTCAGCATTTCTTGAACAAAATTTGTGCCAAATTCTGGGATACCTATTGTTCCAACATCTGTACCAAGGTCCGATGCTTTTATTTTTAAAGGTCTAAGAGATGAAAACAAAGCAAGTGTTTCTTTATCATCCATGGGTACTGTAGTTGGATCAATTCCACTGTATTCATACAACAATTTCAACATAGTGGGGTCATCGTGACCTAGCGCATCAAGTTTTACAAGGTCATCGTGTATAGATTCGTATGCAAAGTGTGTTGTACACATATCAGAGTCTTTCTTGTTAGCTGGGAATTGTATTGGCGTAAAATCGTACACCGTCATATCTTTTGGAACGATCATTAGACCACCTGGGTGTTGTCCGGTGGTTCTTTTTACACCAGTTACCATACTGGCTAGTCTTTGTTTTTCAGCGTTATTTAATTTTTCATTTTTTACTTCCATATAACTTTTGACATACCCAATTGCACTTCTATTTGCAATTGTACTTATTGTTCCAGCTCTATACACATGGTCTTTTCCAAAGAGTTCTACAATATAGCTATGTGCTCTATCTTGGTATTCGCCTGAGAAATTTAAATCGATATCGGGCACTTTATCCCCTTTAAAACCCATAAATGTTTCAAATGGAATATCCTGCCCCGTTTTGATTAATTTTGTTCCGCATTTTGGGCATATTTTGTCAGCTAAATCATATCCTGAACCAACTTCTTCAGAAAATTCCACATATTTACAATGTGGACATAGGTAATGAGGTGGTAATGGGTTAACCTCAGTTATACCCATAAGGTAGGCGACAAATGATGAACCAACAGAACCACGTGAGCCAACTACGTATCCATCTTCATTTGCTTTTTTAACTATAAGGTGAGCTATTTCGTACAACACAGAATAACCATTTTCAATTATACTTTTAAGTTCTTTCTCAAGCCTCGTTTGAATTAGTTCTGGTAGAGGATCGCCGTATAGTTCTTTTGCCTTTGTAATTGAAAGGTTTTTAACTTTTTCATCTGAACCTTCAATTACAGGTGGATGAAGTTTCTTTTTAACTGGTACAACTTCTTCTATCATCTCTGCAACTTTGTTTGGCCCATCTATTACAATTTCTCTTGCAATTTTCTCATCTTCAAATATTTCCATAGCTGCAGTAAGCATTTCATCAGTTGTTCTAAGATAATATCTTGCATTTTTGTCTCTTAAATCTTCATCATTTGGATTACTATTTTCCTTTGGTGCAAGAAGCACATGTCTTGCTTTTATATCTTCTGGCTCGATAAAGTGTGCGTTGCTCACCATTACAACTGGAAGATTTAGTTTTTTGGCAAGGGTATATAACCTTTTAAATATTTCTTTCGCTTGTTCTTTTTCAACAGTTGAAATAGTATCGAGGGGAAATATTTCAACGTAATCATAATCTTTTAAAAGTTCAATAATCTCCTCATCTGTTGCTGCCCCCGTTAGCATATTAAATATTTCACCATTTTCACAACCGGTACCAAAAAGAAGTCCATCTTTGTATGTTTTTAAAATACTTTTTGGAACAAATGGAACATATTTAAAGTATTTTATGTGGGCATCCGATACTAGTTTGTATAGGTTCTTTAGACCATCTTTGTTTTTAACAAGGATGGTTAAATGATTAAATACTCTTTTTGTTCTTATACTTGATGCGGAAATTTTTGATTTTAAATTATTTATCTGTGTAAGAGTTCTAATTCCTTGTTTTTTAACAATGTTAATCAATTTATCAAACACTTCTGCAGTTACGGCAGCATCTTCGTATGCCCTATGGTGTTCAAATGGACCAACTCCAAAGTATTCCACCAATTTACTAAGTCCATATGATTTTATTTTGTGCTTTAGTACTGCTTTTGAAAGTTTAAGGGTATCAATGTATGTAAAATCAAATTCTTTACCATACAGTTTTCTTGTAATTTCTCTTATAAAGCCAAAATCAAAGTCTGCATTATGTGCAACAAGAACTGTATCTTTTATAAATTCAAAAAATTCAGGAAGAACTTCCTCAATTTTTCTAGCATTTTCAACCATATCATCTGTTATACCTGTAAGGTTCTGAGTAAATGTATTTATACTTTTTGTTGGTTTTACAAAAGATTGATATGTATCAATTACTTTTCCTTTCTTTACTTTTACAGCACCAATTTCGATTATTTCATCAAATTTTGCGTTTGTTCCCGTTGTTTCAAGGTCAAAAACTGTATATGTTACATCGTCTATGTTTTTATCATCAAAGATATTTTTTACTATGTCTCCCTCTTCACTTAAAAAATACATTTCGGTTCCAAAAATGGGTTTTATTCCATTTGAAGTAGCTTCTTGATATAGATACGGTATAGCTTGGACATTTCCGTGATCCGTTATTGCTACAGCTTTCCATCCCCATTCTTTTGCCTTTTTCACGTATTCTTTTATATCGATTATGGCGTCTAAATCGCTCATTTTTGAATGAGCGTGAAGCTCTATTCTTTTTTCTTCTGCTTCATCGTTTCTTTCAAGTGGTTCTGGGTCTTCAAAGATGTCTTTTACTGCGAAATAAAACTCTCCATTTTTATCAACCGCCATGGAACCTTTGAAGTAATACCATTTACCAAGTTCTATTTTGTCTGTATATTCTCCTACATTTTCAAATACTTTACATGTGATGGAATCTTTTCTATCAGTAACGTAAATTGTAAGTATCTGTTTTCCATATTCAGATACTTCAAATTCGAATACTTTTCCCCTGAGAAGAGTATTTTTTGCACTGAGGTTGATGTTGGAAGGGAAATAGTACTTACTGTTGTTTTTCATCTTTTTCAATGGGTTTTTCTCGTTGGAATTTAATGTGATTTTTGGAGTATTTATAAGTTCATCTTCAATTAGCTCAAATTCAACTTTCTTGTTTGTGATTTTTTCAACGTACTTTATCTTTTTTTCAATCTTTTTAGCAGCAAATTCACTGAATGTTTTGACAATGATGGTGTCATTTAAGATTTCAATATCTTTAACGTACGGTGCATTACCGTTGAAGATATTTAAAATATCTTCTTTTTCAATGTTTTTGGAGGTAAATTCTATGCGTACATTAACTCCAAAGAACATTTTTAGTTTTTCTTCAAGTAATTTTATAACCGGGTCATTAGAGACTGTTGATATGTAAAAGATGAGAAATTTGTTTTCAGAATCGTATATTATTTCATTTATTTCACCTGGAAGGTCTATGTTGAAATAATCTGAAATTTTGGAGATTGGAAAGTTTAAGTTTGAAAACTTATACTTCATTTATTTTCCCCCTTAATATGCTTTTTCTACGGCATAGCACCAGGCTACAGCAAGGGCATCAGCAGCATCATCTGGTTTTGGTACTTCATCAAGTGCAAGGAGTATTTTCATCATTTTCTGTACTTGTTTTTTATCTGCCCTTCCATATCCTGTTACGTTGTTTTTTACCTGGTACGGAGTAAATTCTTTAAGTGGTATATTTTTTTGAGATATTGCAAGAAGAATAACTCCCCTTGCTTCTCCGACGTGGATTGCAGTTTTTGAGTTATTGTAGAAAAAAAGACTTTCAATAGCACAAACATCTGGGGAATATTTGTCAATAAGTTTTACAAATTCAGTATATATATATCCCAACCTATCGGGCATTTCAATATCTTTTGTTGTTGTAATTACCCCATGTGTAATGTGCTTTATCTTGTTTCCATTTTTTTCTAATACACCGTACCCCAGTATACCATATCCAGGGTCAACACCAAGTATAGTCATATTTTTTCCTCCATGACATATATTATACAATCTTACTATTACCTTGTAATTAATAAGGGGTAATAAATTCTAAAAAATTAGTACTTGACGGAGGAGATATAAACTACAAGTACAATTAATACAGCAATACTTGCTGACAACATCATGAACATGATGTTGTTACCAAATATAGCTGAATAGCCACTTGTTAGGAAACTACCAATCGCCCAGGAAAATCCCATGGAGATGGAGGAAGCAAGAGCCTTGTTGTTGGGGAGAAGCTTTTGCGCTGTTACTATATTGGAAGACATTGTAAAGAAGCTAAAACCATCGAATAAGATAAATGACAAAATTTTAAATGGGATGCTCGGTACAAAGACAAACAAAAGTCCAAAGATACCCATTCCGAGAAAACCGATGGAATTAGTTATCTTTGAATTTGTTTTTTCAAGAACAGTTGTTCCAAGGTAGTTTGTAAAGACGCCAAGTAGCATACCAGCAGTTAATACAGAACCACCTATTACAAGGGAATTTCCAGCTTCATTCATATATATTGGAATATATGTATGAAAGATGTTCATTGAAAAGCTTCTTGTTGTAACAATTAGAAATACTGGAAAAAGCTTTAATATATCTAATTTTAAAGAAAGTTTTCTTGTAGGAATTGTTTCTTTTCTGTATGATAAAAGGCTTTTTGAAAAAAGGAGTATAAAAATAGTGACAATAACTGTTATATAGTACAATTTTTCAATACCAACTAACTTTTGATAAGCTGTAATAAATACTGGTGCTATACCAGCACCGAGTGTTCCTGCAACGGAAAACAAAGCAATATGTTTTCCTTTTTGGCTTTTCCCAGCAAATCCAGCAGTTACTGGGTGAAATGCAGAATTTAAAATTCTAACAATTGCAACAAGAGCTATGAAAATTATAAATGAATTGACAAAACCAAGGAAGGTTATAAAGAAGATTTCTAAAAGGACAATTGTAGTTATGTATAACCCATCTCTGCTTTTTTTATCAAAATATGCGCCAAAGAAAACTTGAACAAGTGATGTTAAACCACCAATTAAGGCAATAGAACTTGCAAAAGTTCTGTTGTCTATATTAAATTTATCAATAAAGTAAGGTGCAAGTGGTTTTATAAACGCGTTAAAAAAATCAGCAATGAAATGGAAAAAAGGAGCTATTAATTCCATACAATACCCCCATTATTTATTTTTCATTCAATTATATCAACTTATGTAAAATATGTCCATATATTTCGCATTGCTAATAAAATTGTATCACAAAAAATGAAAAAATAAAATGTTTATAAAAAATAAGGAGTTAAAGAATTATTTCGCCGTGGTATGTGATTGATTTGGATTATTTTTGATGCTTGATTAATAGATGTGTAGTAATGAATTTCTTTTATTTTTAAGATTTTAAAATTGTTGGTATGTTAGTAAAAAATGGCCGAGATTCTCGGCCATTTTTAATTACTTTAATTGTTTTTAATCGTATTCGCCGTGTACTTTCACAAAGTATTCTGTGTGAACATCATCAGCTGAAATATAATCCATACATAGAGGAGTAAAAGGATTATCCCCACAATGTGGCGGTTTTCTGTTGTATTTTAATATGGAAATTAGTTTATATCTAATGAACGATAGGATGAACAATCTTTCGTCTCCTCTACCATCGAATTTAGCTAAACCTGTTAAAAGTATGTACCATACAGTTTGTTCTAAATCTTCATATGAATAAACTTTGTTTTTGTACATTTTAAAATATCTTCCTGTGATGTTTTTGACTTCATTTTTGTAAGTTTGATAAATTCCCAAAATAATAACCCCCTTATTTTATACATACGTATACTTTAGTGATATATGTTAAAAATGGAGGAGGAGTTATCCTCCTCCTCCAAAAGGTTAAAACATAACTGTTGCAAGGTAATCTATCGCTGGTGAAAGGATAATTTCCAAAAATTCTCTTGGAATTTCAATATTTAAATCATCTAAAATACAATCAACAAGTTCGATCACTTCTTTTTTCTTATTTTCACCTTCTCCAGGTCTTTCCACGAGCTCCATGAAAAGGCGAATTATATTCCACAGCATATTTTTACCTTCCTTCTAATTGAATTTTTTCTTACTGAATAAGGTCAAGCAAAACATTTGTATTTGTTTCAACAACTTTTGCTTCATCAAACACATATCCTACTGGTACAAGTCCATTGTCTATTAATACCTGTGCATCTGCTTCAAGAGTAGCTGAATCAATGTTTGCAATTGGTTCAGAAAGATTAATTCTAATAGCAGTTCCATCGGTTTGGTTTCTAAATACCAAAGTAAGTCTTTTCATGTTTTATCCCCCTTTAGGTTTTTTTGAAATACTTTCATGGTGATATAATAAGTTATATAACAGCTTCATATGTAATTACTTGAGCAGTATCTACAGAATATGTAGTATACTTTTCAAGTGTTTGTGCAACAACTAATGCTTTTGCAACATCAATAGTGTCTTCTACGTTTAAAGTTTGCCTTTTGAAAACTGGATCACCGTTTACATCGGTACCAACAAGCCACTTAAGAGAAAGTCTTTTCATGTAAATCCACCTCCAAAAAATTTTTTACACACATTAACCGGTTTTTTGCGTGCATATAAATATATCTACGTGAGATTGAAAAGTTAACAGAATTGTTCGCATTTTCGATATATTGTAACAAAATATCACAAAAAATATTAACGTTAATTGCGTATTAATACTAGTAGATTTGAAGATATTTGCTATGAATTTGTCAAGATACCCAATATTAAAACTTTAGAAAGGTTATATTAATATAAAGATTGTAAGAAATTTTGGAATAACTATAAAAAAATACTTTTAAGTTAAAATGTTTGTCAACTTTCAATATTACCAGAATATTAACAATTGTCAAATAAACAATTAAATATATTCATTGATTAGGTTAAATGAGAAATAGTGGGTCAAAATATTCGTTTATTTTCTATATATTTTGAATGGTGAAATGTAAATTTTTTTAAAATATATTGACACAAATATTTTTATAGGGTATAATATTTTTCGTAAATTACGGTTGTGTATCATATTTCTTACAATATATTAAAAACAAACAAAGGTTGTCGGGGAGTAACAATGAAAGAGGTAAATCTGAGAATTCAGGTGTGAATAATACAGAAGCCTTGGATACGCAAATATATGTTGCTGTATTTATTGAAACCATTAAGTATCTTGGATAATGAGGATCGACTTTCGACAAGATTATATTTATCTAAACTGACTTGCAGGTGTTTGACATTATTAGATAATAACTTAATAACTTACGGATTACTTGATGACAATCATTAATTTCTTTGGGGGAAGATGAATGAAAATAATAAGGATAATCAACTTTATTGATATTTTCATTATTTTTATATTAAATTACTTTATATTCTCATCTGTTTTCATATCCGTTTTTCTTTCTGTTATAATATGGTTAGGAATATATGCTTTTAGGGTATACGACCACGAATATCTAAAAGATTATCATGAACAACTGATAAGGGTCTTTGCAGGAGTAATGATAGGCTTTATTGGAATATTAATATTTTATCCATTGATGGATAAAATATTAAACCGCTGGTTTTTCATATACAACGCCCTTTTTTTAATTACAACAATTCCTATTTTACACAAAATAGAATTCTTTCTTTTAATGAAAAATATTCCACAAAAAAGATACCTTGTAATAGGGGAAAAGGAAGAATTAAAAGATATACTAAACGAGATTGAAAGAAAATCACAAGGTAAAGTCAAATTTGCAGAATTTTTAAACCCATCTCCAACAGCACTTAAAGCCAAGATAAAACAGTATGATGCAATCCTTATTGCCGATCAAGAACTTGAAAGATATGTAAAAGAGCAGTTAACCGAGCTAAAGGAAAAATATGAAATAGAATACCTTCCAAACCTTGCAGAGAATATTTTAAAAAGAATACCAATAAAGGTTGCAATAAAATTTAAAGAGTACTATGAAATAGCTTTTCAAAGTACAAAAGAATCACCAGCAAAAAGATTACTTGATATATTTGTTTCAATACTTGGGTTAATATTATTTTCTCCATTTATGCTTATAACGGCAATTGCCATACTTATTGAAGACGGAAGGCCAGTTATTTTTAAGCAATTGAGGGTTGGAAAAGACAACAAGCATTTTACATTAATAAAATTCAGAAGCATGAAAAAACATATTGAAAGTAAAGCAAAATTTGCAGACCAGGAGCAAAATAGGATATTAAAAATAGGGAAATTAATAAGACCGGTTAGAATAGATGAATCTTTGCAGTTTATAAATATACTAAAAGGTGATATGAGTATCGTAGGACCAAGACCAGAACAAATACCATTTGTCAGGCAATTTGAAAAAGAAATAGAATTTTATTCTCAAAGGCATAACGTAAAGCCAGGGCTTACAGGTTGGGCACAGATAATGTATAAATATGCATCCGATTTAAATGAAGTGAAAAAAAAGCTTAGCTATGACTTATGGTATGTGAAAAATAGAAACATATTTCTTGATTTAAAAATAATTCTTCAAACACTTGAAGTTATTTTCTGGAAGAGGGGAGCGAAGTGAGTGAAAAAAAAAGTATTGATATTTTCAACAAGATTACCCTATCCACCAACTGCCGGTTTCAGAAAGAGAATACTAAAGTTTTCAGAATTTCTTTCAAATATGGGGCTTCAAGTAGATCTTTCTTTTATTCATAGTGATAGTTTAGATAATCAACTAATTAAAAAAGTAAAAAAGTTATATGATAATATATTTCCGTTTTATTTAACCAATTTTCAAAAAATTTCCGGAATGTCAAAAGCTGTTTTTAAAAATGAACCTTTACAAAGTCATCTATATTATTCAGGGAGAATTGCTCAAAAATTATCTGAAATAATTTCTAAGAACCATTACAACTTAATTTTATGGAATCATATTAGAGCCCATGAATATAGAAAACATATTTTTAATGATTTTTCGGTCCATTTGATAGATTATCATGATTCTTTAGCTTATCACTATTTGATTGGAAATAATAAAATTGGTAACTTTCTTTGGAAATCAATTTACAAAATGGAAGGTAAAAGACTTTTGGAATATGAAAAAAATATTCTTAACGATTATAAAATGGCATTTATCACATCCGTTATCGATAAGTATTTCATAGAACCAGATGATAATAAAATAAAGATTATCCCTATGGGAGTTTCGCGAGCACT from Thermosipho atlanticus DSM 15807 encodes the following:
- a CDS encoding transposase, whose product is MAKKGQKFKKYSSKLKEEVIRLYFEEQLPKRTIASLLGIDQNRVRLWINNYLTHGTVELKRGRPKKETLEEEMERLRAENAYLKL
- a CDS encoding AAA family ATPase, with the translated sequence MENFRKFKFLVLEDLSNINIFFGDNNSGKTTILEALFLHSSGLNIGAFINVVFPARQKNIFTSNYEFGEDLLNLFYNGFDSSGDLKINIISIDENDSENKTEIKFFPSTFLSQLMVDNVSTNYEVTDFVNESNKMKENVEQGSLVFLGKMEVTMNNEKKLYELTLPLKIESSKYLKLAVYHDILSHRNPSIEKILYGDLKRKDKLNETVQELQKVFPEITGIDNIPYPDGSPKIYVQTKNSKLPFSLFGDGFRRFFYLIGNMEMYRNSVHLIEEIDATFHPSSVPTLARLLINYSLNYYEQMFLTSHNQEFLEIFLNAFEDRKEILENNIRVFTLKELNGKQKLLKLNGFDALKYIKKFNMELR
- a CDS encoding PolC-type DNA polymerase III yields the protein MKYKFSNLNFPISKISDYFNIDLPGEINEIIYDSENKFLIFYISTVSNDPVIKLLEEKLKMFFGVNVRIEFTSKNIEKEDILNIFNGNAPYVKDIEILNDTIIVKTFSEFAAKKIEKKIKYVEKITNKKVEFELIEDELINTPKITLNSNEKNPLKKMKNNSKYYFPSNINLSAKNTLLRGKVFEFEVSEYGKQILTIYVTDRKDSITCKVFENVGEYTDKIELGKWYYFKGSMAVDKNGEFYFAVKDIFEDPEPLERNDEAEEKRIELHAHSKMSDLDAIIDIKEYVKKAKEWGWKAVAITDHGNVQAIPYLYQEATSNGIKPIFGTEMYFLSEEGDIVKNIFDDKNIDDVTYTVFDLETTGTNAKFDEIIEIGAVKVKKGKVIDTYQSFVKPTKSINTFTQNLTGITDDMVENARKIEEVLPEFFEFIKDTVLVAHNADFDFGFIREITRKLYGKEFDFTYIDTLKLSKAVLKHKIKSYGLSKLVEYFGVGPFEHHRAYEDAAVTAEVFDKLINIVKKQGIRTLTQINNLKSKISASSIRTKRVFNHLTILVKNKDGLKNLYKLVSDAHIKYFKYVPFVPKSILKTYKDGLLFGTGCENGEIFNMLTGAATDEEIIELLKDYDYVEIFPLDTISTVEKEQAKEIFKRLYTLAKKLNLPVVMVSNAHFIEPEDIKARHVLLAPKENSNPNDEDLRDKNARYYLRTTDEMLTAAMEIFEDEKIAREIVIDGPNKVAEMIEEVVPVKKKLHPPVIEGSDEKVKNLSITKAKELYGDPLPELIQTRLEKELKSIIENGYSVLYEIAHLIVKKANEDGYVVGSRGSVGSSFVAYLMGITEVNPLPPHYLCPHCKYVEFSEEVGSGYDLADKICPKCGTKLIKTGQDIPFETFMGFKGDKVPDIDLNFSGEYQDRAHSYIVELFGKDHVYRAGTISTIANRSAIGYVKSYMEVKNEKLNNAEKQRLASMVTGVKRTTGQHPGGLMIVPKDMTVYDFTPIQFPANKKDSDMCTTHFAYESIHDDLVKLDALGHDDPTMLKLLYEYSGIDPTTVPMDDKETLALFSSLRPLKIKASDLGTDVGTIGIPEFGTNFVQEMLKETRPKTFAELVRISGLSHGTDVWLNNAQEIIRSGRATLSEVISCRDDIMNFLIQHGVEESTAFKIMEKVRKGKGLSEDDEQIMKEKKIPEWFIQSCKKIKYLFPKAHAVAYVSMAFRIAYFKVHHPLAYYAAFFSIKGGEFPLDIILKGPKFIKKRIMELSVNMKKDIKERGEEKVLEATLEMYLRGIHFLPPDILKSDYRRFLIEEGRLRIPLNKIPGVGENVAFSIVEARKEKKFTSIEDLKKRTKLSKAHIETMKKLHILDHLPETDQPTLF
- the ruvC gene encoding crossover junction endodeoxyribonuclease RuvC; the protein is MTILGVDPGYGILGYGVLEKNGNKIKHITHGVITTTKDIEMPDRLGYIYTEFVKLIDKYSPDVCAIESLFFYNNSKTAIHVGEARGVILLAISQKNIPLKEFTPYQVKNNVTGYGRADKKQVQKMMKILLALDEVPKPDDAADALAVAWCYAVEKAY
- a CDS encoding MFS transporter gives rise to the protein MELIAPFFHFIADFFNAFIKPLAPYFIDKFNIDNRTFASSIALIGGLTSLVQVFFGAYFDKKSRDGLYITTIVLLEIFFITFLGFVNSFIIFIALVAIVRILNSAFHPVTAGFAGKSQKGKHIALFSVAGTLGAGIAPVFITAYQKLVGIEKLYYITVIVTIFILLFSKSLLSYRKETIPTRKLSLKLDILKLFPVFLIVTTRSFSMNIFHTYIPIYMNEAGNSLVIGGSVLTAGMLLGVFTNYLGTTVLEKTNSKITNSIGFLGMGIFGLLFVFVPSIPFKILSFILFDGFSFFTMSSNIVTAQKLLPNNKALASSISMGFSWAIGSFLTSGYSAIFGNNIMFMMLSASIAVLIVLVVYISSVKY
- a CDS encoding sigma factor, translating into MGIYQTYKNEVKNITGRYFKMYKNKVYSYEDLEQTVWYILLTGLAKFDGRGDERLFILSFIRYKLISILKYNRKPPHCGDNPFTPLCMDYISADDVHTEYFVKVHGEYD
- a CDS encoding DUF2922 family protein, translated to MKRLTLVFRNQTDGTAIRINLSEPIANIDSATLEADAQVLIDNGLVPVGYVFDEAKVVETNTNVLLDLIQ
- a CDS encoding DUF1659 domain-containing protein, with the protein product MKRLSLKWLVGTDVNGDPVFKRQTLNVEDTIDVAKALVVAQTLEKYTTYSVDTAQVITYEAVI
- a CDS encoding sugar transferase, encoding MKIIRIINFIDIFIIFILNYFIFSSVFISVFLSVIIWLGIYAFRVYDHEYLKDYHEQLIRVFAGVMIGFIGILIFYPLMDKILNRWFFIYNALFLITTIPILHKIEFFLLMKNIPQKRYLVIGEKEELKDILNEIERKSQGKVKFAEFLNPSPTALKAKIKQYDAILIADQELERYVKEQLTELKEKYEIEYLPNLAENILKRIPIKVAIKFKEYYEIAFQSTKESPAKRLLDIFVSILGLILFSPFMLITAIAILIEDGRPVIFKQLRVGKDNKHFTLIKFRSMKKHIESKAKFADQEQNRILKIGKLIRPVRIDESLQFINILKGDMSIVGPRPEQIPFVRQFEKEIEFYSQRHNVKPGLTGWAQIMYKYASDLNEVKKKLSYDLWYVKNRNIFLDLKIILQTLEVIFWKRGAK